Within Trichoplusia ni isolate ovarian cell line Hi5 chromosome 2 unlocalized genomic scaffold, tn1 tig00001136_group1, whole genome shotgun sequence, the genomic segment AATCACTGTCATCGAAGATTTCTGGGATATATTCGTCATTGTCTTTGCGGTCTCTTGTGACTGGATTCACTTCACTctcatcatttttaatttcttgttcCGGTATATTCTGTTTATAACCTACAATGTCGTATTCGGATCTTTTCAACTGTGTACGTCGGACCAACTTTTCTCTGTCAGATAGGATGTACGATATTTGTTGTAAAACAGTGTTTGTTggtgcatttttaatatttgttgcagTTGCCAGACGTGTTTTATCATTCCACTTCTGTATGGATGTGTCTCTGAATGATTTGAAGGCTTTGTGGGTAGTTGATATTTCACTTTCATAGTCATCTAGTTTGCGTTTCTTGGTTGatgcttgtttgtttattttgggtGTTTTTACTTCTTTTACGGTATCATCCTCTGCGTCTGTGTCCGAGGGTATTTCTTCATTGTCAGTGTCACTGGGGATCTCTTCATCACTTTCTTCTTTAGCAACTTGTTGTTCAGTCTGTTTACTATGTTTCTTACTACATAATGTCTTAGTTTCAGGATATTTGCTTAGTAGCATATTCTGCAGTGTAAGTAACctgaaattaaagaaataagacaagttaaaaatcaaataaatacttttatggtTTCAGTTTTcatgtaacattttaattaaattattggaCATTTGTGAGTAATAAGTTAAGAGCAAAAACAAATGTGTTTAATAGACTTAAGACaatttctatattaatattacaatgaGGTTTCACATAAGTACAACATATTTggtatataatattcattaaataaaataaaatggaatctACTTACTTATCCAAAACATTGGTTATGTTAGTTTTAGTAGCATTACTTTCTTCagcaaaatcattattttctttcagaCTTCTATAGGTTTCAGGCATAGGCATCTGATTGGCTGTATTGACACACCGTTGTAAGTGTATCCTCATTTCCAAGAGACTCTCCCACAATAGGAGCTGATTTCTAACGCAAATACCCTTTTTAGCTTCTTCCGAAACATTTTGCTTTTTAACATGTTCAAAATCTTCCTTCATTGGCTCTTCCATTTGACTAATATCATATCCATCACCTTCGTCATCACCATCATCACTTCCTTCTTCACTTTCGTCATCATCAGatacttttaattgttttttgaattGAGTGATACTGTAATCTTCACTCTCTGCATCAGAGTCCGagagatcatcatcatcagagtTTAATGCACTAGATAGTTTAGAAGGTTCATCATCTTGAGAATCGGAATCATCAGACTGTGCCGAAGAAGTCATTTGACCATTCTTGagtatattttgtatatcttGATCGCTGTCTGAATCACTATCGTCTTCGTCCGATATTTCCGGATCTTTACGGGAACTGACTTGTCCTTCATACTTTTTACTGACTTCGCTCAACAATCCCACGTTTTGCTTACGGAAATCACTGATAGCAGCCTCCACCTCGCTGTCCGAAGACCCTAATTCATTACGAGTAACTGTTTTCGGCTTTGTACCAAAAACATGATCGTCTTCTATGTCAGCACGCGCTTTTACTGTTAAAGCGTCAGCTATTTTATCCGATAATAACTTTTGAGGAGTTTTCTTCTGTTTCaacttcatttttaaagtattatttgagATTTAACCAACAAAACTTTCACGTGTTTATGACATTCACTGACAGATGGTGGGACATGGAAATGACAACTACGACGAGACTGTTTACGAAGTTGCTTTTATTTAGGTACGTacacaaacaaaacatctttgttttatttatttcatgactCATGAGTTGTCttataatcaaatttaatacaatattttaaataaataatgtaaattaacgTTTGACTCAAATACcctttttaaacaaacacatGGTGTCGTTTCTTCATACTCAGATTTTTAAtaggtttcttttaattttcctGTTATTGTTTCGGTTTATGCTTAtgataacatataaaaatatattactggTAATGTTATTtgtgattataataaatttgtaacaaCTATTTCAAAATTCCACTATGGTTTTGTGACAAAAGTTGTTTCAATCTACGGTCGCATTTTTCTAAGGGCCTGCTAATTCGTTTTGAGTTCTTGGCGCGAAATCGTGACATTTAATTGACATGAATTAAACGAACAATCCCAAAACAGAAAACTTAGTTagcaaaagtaaacattttgaaaattggccttgaataatttcaaaaatgcctagaagaaaaataacactaaaaactgTGACTTGGTTAAGTGATGAGATTCACGAACCGCAAAGTTTATCGGCCTCCTTTCGTTTTTACGAGTAAGTTAAcctgcaaataaaattaaagtttaaaatttagtgCCTAATTCGTATGTATGTTACCAGGAAGTTCCAGTACGGTAATATAACGGCTGGAATTGGTGATTATGTGCTTGTATCGAACGCTGATGCGGCAGAACCGGACACAGAAAGTGGTTGCGATGCCGCTAAAATCGTCTCATTGTTTGAGGACCCTACGAACTCAAGCGATCCCTTCAGAGCCAAAGTCCAGTGGTATTCACGGCCCACCGACCTGCCAAACTGGTGTTTTAGTAATATGGAAGCTGTTAGCTTCATGGAAAATGAggtattttaactttataagaataattacaacatgcaaacaaaaaataaaataaaaaacagtaacTTATTTTACGGACGTAAAGTAACCATTAAATGCTGTTTTTCTTATTCAGTCTTGATTTaactatagcaaaaaaaaatatcacatttaaaaatgttttatttgaatcttTCCAGGTAATAGAGGACCATAGAGCCTTTAACCAAAATGTGTCCATCGAAACATTCTTTAGGAAATGCTCAATCACTCTTACCTTTACAAaagatttcaatgaaataaatgagCCATTCCACTACATATGCAGATATCGCCTACTACCAGTAAACAGACGGAAAGTACATATAGAACCAATATTAGATGAGGAAAGGCAAGCCCGAGCATTGTTGAGTACACCAAATAAAACACCTTCAAAGTCTACCCCTAAAACACCAAGTAGTTTAGTTAAAAGAATGAGTAGAGTGTCCATATCTGAGAAAAACTGGAGTGTCAGCAAAAATGATGGAACAAAACTCCTCTTAAAAAGAGCCATCCTAGCagacaaaaatgaaaaagactCACCAAAGAAAGTCACACCAAAAGTGACCCCTACAAAAGTCACAGAAACACCAAAAAGTTCAaagaaattaagtaaaaataatctagaaGAGATTCTGTCTATGgaactaaaagaaaattctgATGATGAGCTCCCTACTTTGATAATAAGGCAGCATGTAGCCACTACACccaaaagaaaacaatcaatatCTAAAATCCTTAATGAGGAAACtccaaaaaaggttttagtctTTGAGGATGATGAGAAACAGACCCCAACAACACGATCTGGAAGGGCAAAAGCTCCTATTAATTATCAGGAACCAGAAGTATCTCCTGTAAAGAGGTCAGCTAGGAAGGCAGCCCGTAAGATTACAGAGAGTGATGATGACTTCAAACCCATTCCAAAGACACCAAGAACACCTCGGACTCCCAAAGTTAAAACACCAGCAGCAACTCCAAAGCGTAGTGTTACTAGAAGGATTATGACTAGCCAGCTAACTCCGACTTTAAGAAACAGGGCTCATTCTATTGATAACATTGATGGTAAGAACATTTGGTGTAtaacaatattagtaaaaagcaatttaaactAATCATTTTTCAAATGCATGCTGTATTTCGGCTTTCCTGCAAGCTGGAGGTTTTTTACAGATTCAGaagttataacatttttaaactgcAATGTTAATATGGCagaattattgttatttcagAGTTTGTCAAAGATAGCAAATCCTTGCCAGGCAGAGAAAGT encodes:
- the LOC113506159 gene encoding protein AATF; translated protein: MKLKQKKTPQKLLSDKIADALTVKARADIEDDHVFGTKPKTVTRNELGSSDSEVEAAISDFRKQNVGLLSEVSKKYEGQVSSRKDPEISDEDDSDSDSDQDIQNILKNGQMTSSAQSDDSDSQDDEPSKLSSALNSDDDDLSDSDAESEDYSITQFKKQLKVSDDDESEEGSDDGDDEGDGYDISQMEEPMKEDFEHVKKQNVSEEAKKGICVRNQLLLWESLLEMRIHLQRCVNTANQMPMPETYRSLKENNDFAEESNATKTNITNVLDKLLTLQNMLLSKYPETKTLCSKKHSKQTEQQVAKEESDEEIPSDTDNEEIPSDTDAEDDTVKEVKTPKINKQASTKKRKLDDYESEISTTHKAFKSFRDTSIQKWNDKTRLATATNIKNAPTNTVLQQISYILSDREKLVRRTQLKRSEYDIVGYKQNIPEQEIKNDESEVNPVTRDRKDNDEYIPEIFDDSDFYHQLLRELIECKSADISDPVQLSRQWIALQQMRSKMKRKVDTKATKGRKIKYVVHNKLVNFMAPEKNPSWTDESKNELYSSLFGKMFEHNNTGVNMNGNGFKLKD
- the LOC113506160 gene encoding origin recognition complex subunit 1-like — translated: MPRRKITLKTVTWLSDEIHEPQSLSASFRFYEKFQYGNITAGIGDYVLVSNADAAEPDTESGCDAAKIVSLFEDPTNSSDPFRAKVQWYSRPTDLPNWCFSNMEAVSFMENEVIEDHRAFNQNVSIETFFRKCSITLTFTKDFNEINEPFHYICRYRLLPVNRRKVHIEPILDEERQARALLSTPNKTPSKSTPKTPSSLVKRMSRVSISEKNWSVSKNDGTKLLLKRAILADKNEKDSPKKVTPKVTPTKVTETPKSSKKLSKNNLEEILSMELKENSDDELPTLIIRQHVATTPKRKQSISKILNEETPKKVLVFEDDEKQTPTTRSGRAKAPINYQEPEVSPVKRSARKAARKITESDDDFKPIPKTPRTPRTPKVKTPAATPKRSVTRRIMTSQLTPTLRNRAHSIDNIDEFVKDSKSLPGRESQMEEILSFVRTKLLDGVSGCMYISGVPGTGKTATVCSALKILKEEADLPDFQLVEVNGMRIAEPRQAYVQIYKQLTGKTVVWEQACALLDKRFKNPGPRRTPTVLLVDELDALCTRRQDVLYSIMEWAAHNSALLSVLAVANTMDLPERALAARVASRLGLTRLTFLPYTHTQLQLIVATRLAGANVTADAVQYVFRKVAAVSGDARRALALCSRALELAGAGGAGCGRCSRRWRASSSAVVRIIRSCSPAERLMLRAVAAEAERTGTDETTLSRALMTAAAIVALDGRPYKSAVSIRAPTASQAQAICARLAALRLLLLEPKPSEPRLLLNISADDVHYATKDIQV